In Malus sylvestris chromosome 15, drMalSylv7.2, whole genome shotgun sequence, a single genomic region encodes these proteins:
- the LOC126603565 gene encoding disease resistance protein RPV1-like isoform X1, whose amino-acid sequence MSTEQQKNASSSSYRCTYDAFLSFRGTDTRKGFTDHLYSALESAGIHTFRDDDEIERGANIEQELQTAIQESRVSVIVFSKDYASSRWCLNELAVIMERKRTDGHMVIPVFYDVEPSDVRKQTGSFAESFTRHEERFKDEIDKVEEWRRALRDVADLGGMVLRERYESQFIQDIVEAIGNKLDYMTNRRLRVEPYVIGRDYHVKRLNMWLEDGSNDVGVAVIHGMGGIGKTTIAKIAYNQNLYKFQASSFLSDIRETSKQANGFVHLQRNLLSDIQKRKLNKIYSIDEGIVKIERAVRCKRVLIVLDDVENSEQFSAIIGMRDWFHPGSKIIITTRHEHLLKAHEVVRFKVEGLHEDESLELFSWHAFRQPHPQEGYMELSRPVVEHCGGVPLALQVLGSSLYGKTIDVWKNALHNLDVISEGKIQKILAISFDSLQDHDKRLFLHIACFFVGKDKDFTTTILDECDFSTEVGLQHLVDRCLVEINVHNKLTMHQLLQDMGRAIIREESPEDPGRRTRLWHKDAFNVLRKLTGTRTIKGLVLNFPSTESSPVLNEVGFETKAFTEMLNLELLLLDNVKLSGSYEDFPKNLIWLSWRGFSLKSIPANFCLENLVVLDLRKSSLQHVWKGTRFLTRLKILNLSHSHGLRTTSDLSGLPNLEKLILKDCINLIDVDESIGNLGKLIFLNLKDCKSLMKLPKRMNMLRSLEELILTGCPKLVLHDSATVIHLHSTSRDMNKLRLLSIISWTPIRYWWMWAWPGKTLQSMSFSLASLPRFLGSLSLSYCNMSEVPNDLCTLSSLKHLNLIGNPILCLPQKMKTLIMLETLLLDNCTNLEILPELPPRLKRLEAKYCTSLKRLTNLPNLFRSLQSLFWGCEHLVEVESLLNIKPLRSADIEMTRYMDLFNLKSISSTDVEMINYLTGTTRKAPVQLNLNCRFLMKQVLYECGIYSIFFHGSKIPDGFSFTTRYRSVLSVIAPSHPNPKIRGLNSCVLYAREPGLVIDDYLVSAMHLIKVSNQTKGLMWTYSPVTVGFPTETEDMLWLSHFRFGNNELEYGDEIRVSVEMHDFRIKEFGIQLVYEQEMSPSSQNNVVAGDVSMSTSEYQMWTGKYFLSNHRHRTHQAQFRMRQENPAHNEFSFGPEHQVHNLFKAQGPLENIVRGCPADSPSASRHLFWRK is encoded by the exons ATGAGCACCGAGCAGCAGAAGAATGCTTCTTCATCCTCTTACCGGTGCACATATGATGCCTTCTTGAGTTTCAGAGGCACAGATACACGCAAGGGCTTTACAGATCACCTCTACAGTGCTTTGGAGTCGGCAGGAATCCACACTTTTAGAgatgatgatgaaattgagagagGAGCAAACATTGAACAGGAGCTACAGACAGCAATACAAGAGTCACGAGTATCAGTCATTGTTTTCTCCAAGGACTACGCCTCTTCCAGGTGGTGCCTGAATGAACTTGCTGTCATCATGGAACGTAAAAGAACAGATGGACACATGGTTATCCCAGTTTTCTATGATGTGGAACCATCAGATGTCAGGAAGCAGACGGGCAGTTTTGCAGAATCATTTACTAGACATGAAGAGCGCTTCAAGGACGAGATAGACAAGGTGGAGGAGTGGAGGCGAGCTCTTAGAGATGTTGCAGACTTGGGAGGGATGGTTTTAAGAGAACG GTACGAGTCGCAGTTTATCCAAGATATTGTTGAAGCGATTGGAAATAAACTAGACTACATGACGAATAGGAGATTAAGAGTTGAGCCCTATGTGATTGGAAGAGATTATCATGTGAAAAGACTAAACATGTGGCTGGAAGATGGATCAAATGATGTTGGAGTAGCTGTCATCCATGGAATGGGTGGAATAGGCAAGACCACCATTGCAAAAATTGCTTATAACCAGAACTTGTATAAATTTCAAGCTAGCAGCTTTCTTTCAGATATTAGGGAAACTTCCAAACAAGCCAATGGTTTTGTTCACTTGCAAAGGAACCTTCTTTCAGATATCCAAAAGAGGAAATTGAACAAAATATACAGCATTGATGAAGGAATAGTCAAGATCGAACGGGCTGTACGTTGCAAAAGAGTTCTTattgttcttgatgatgtggAGAACTCGGAACAGTTCAGTGCAATAATTGGAATGCGAGACTGGTTCCATCCTGGaagtaaaattataataacaacTAGGCATGAACATTTGTTAAAGGCTCATGAAGTTGTAAGGTTTAAGGTTGAAGGATTGCATGAGGATGAATCACTTGAGCTTTTCAGTTGGCATGCCTTTCGACAACCCCATCCTCAAGAAGGTTATATGGAGCTTTCAAGACCCGTGGTTGAACATTGTGGAGGGGTTCCATTAGCTCTTCAAGTTCTGGGATCTTCTCTATATGGAAAAACAATTGATGTATGGAAAAATGCACTACACAACTTAGACGTGATTTCTGAGGGGAAAATTCAAAAGATTCTTGCCATAAGCTTTGATTCTTTACAAGATCATGATAAACGTTTATTCCTGCATATAGCCTGTTTCTTCGTGGGAAAGGACAAGGATTTTACAACTACAATCCTTGACGAATGTGATTTTTCCACAGAGGTTGGACTTCAACATCTGGTTGATAGATGTCTTGTGGAAATTAATGTCCACAACAAGTTAACCATGCATCAATTACTTCAAGACATGGGAAGGGCAATAATTCGTGAAGAATCACCTGAGGACCCTGGAAGACGCACTAGACTGTGGCATAAAGATGCATTTAACGTTTTGAGAAAATTAACG GGTACGAGAACTATCAAGGGCCTCGTGCTCAACTTTCCCTCAACAGAGTCATCTCCAGTATTAAATGAGGTAGGTTTCGAAACAAAGGCATTTACAGAGATGCTCAATCTTGAACTACTTCTGCTTGATAATGTAAAGTTGAGTGGAAGCTATGAAGATTTTCCAAAAAATTTAATATGGCTATCTTGGCGAGGATTCTCTTTAAAATCAATACCAGCCAatttttgtttggaaaatctAGTTGTTCTTGACTTACGGAAGAGCAGTCTGCAACATGTTTGGAAAGGAACCAGG TTTCTTACAAGATTGAAAATTCTTAATCTCAGTCATTCGCATGGCCTTAGGACAACATCTGACTTGTCCGGACTCCCTAACCTTGAGAAACTAATTCTTAAGGATTGCATTAATTTGATTGATGTTGATGAATCCATTGGAAACTTGGGGAAACTTATTTTCTTGAATCTAAAAGACTGCAAAAGTCTTATGAAGCTTCCAAAAAGAATGAACATGTTGAGGTCTCTTGAGGAACTTATTCTTACTGGTTGCCCAAAGCTTGTTCTTCATGACAGTGCCACAGTTATTCATTTACACTCTACATCTAGGGATATGAATAAACTTAGACTGTTATCAATTATATCATGGACACCAATCAGGTATTGGTGGATGTGGGCATGGCCGGGAAAGACTCTTCAATCAATGAGTTTCTCTCTGGCAAGTTTACCCCGTTTTTTGGGAAGCTTAAGTTTGTCTTACTGCAACATGTCAGAGGTTCCCAATGATCTGTGTACACTATCTTCGTTGAAGCATTTGAATCTAATTGGTAACCCAATTTTGTGCTTACCACAAAAAATGAAGACTCTTATTATGCTCGAGACTCTTTTGTTAGATAATTGCACAAACCTCGAAATTCTTCCAGAGCTCCCACCAAGGTTGAAGAGGTTAGAAGCAAAATATTGTAcatcattgaaaagattaacaAATTTACCAAACTTATTCAGATCATTGCAATCACTTTTTTGGGGTTGTGAGCATTTAGTTGAAGTTGAAAGCTTGTTGAATATAAAACCGCTGAGAAGCGCTGACATAGAAATGACAAGATATATGGACCTGTTCAATTTGAAATCCATATCAAGCACTGATGTCGAAATGATCAACTACTTGACCGGTACAACCAGGAAGGCTCCTGTCCAG TTAAATTTGAATTGTAGATTCTTGATGAAACAGGTACTCTATGAATGTGGCATATATAGCATTTTCTTTCATGGAAGCAAGATTCCAGATGGATTTAGCTTCACAACAAGATACAGATCTGTGCTGTCAGTTATTGCACCTTCACATCCTAATCCCAAAATCCGAGGCTTGAATTCATGTGTTTTATATGCAAGAGAACCAGGCTTGGTTATTGATGACTATCTTGTTAGTGCTATGCATTTGATTAAGGTCAGTAATCAGACCAAGGGTCTTATGTGGACCTATTCTCCAGTCACAGTAGGTTTTCCAACTGAGACGGAAGATATGCTATGGCTAAGCCATTTTCGATTTGGAAACAATGAATTGGAGTATGGGGACGAAATACGTGTTTCGGTGGAGATGCATGATTTTCGGATAAAGGAGTTCGGAATCCAGCTTGTGTACGAGCAGGAAATGTCTCCTAGTAGCCAGAATAATGTTGTTGCTGGAGATGTGTCAATGTCAACATCAGAGTACCAAATGTGGACAGGAAAATACTTTCTCAGTAATCATAGGCACCGTACTCATCAGGCTCAATTCCGAATGAGACAGGAGAATCCAGCACATAATGAATTTTCATTTGGGCCAGAGCAtcaggttcataacttattcaagGCCCAAGGACCATtggaaaatattgtgagaggaTGTCCAGCAGATTCCCCATCTGCTTCTCGTCACCTGTTTTGGCGAAAATGA